A portion of the Macrobrachium nipponense isolate FS-2020 chromosome 12, ASM1510439v2, whole genome shotgun sequence genome contains these proteins:
- the LOC135224785 gene encoding uncharacterized protein LOC135224785 translates to MVAISPTLDLTNANWDRFKDILDDSLSNYDEPDNIRKDKSYIDDKITFWYRMIKEAIELCIPLKTFRILPYSKETENLKQLQYCYKQALVLINNHGPSQQLLEYLQNIKERIKIEAKELINSTWETLLNKIEGIYRDPGKFWKMIRRLLGSDTEPTAYILHNNRKIISTPDQEPIFREYWSNIFKINPWENLRFDLQHEQRVIAALHEHDDQIIPYDTVDLDRLDVEDQFIKPIQLQDIIKIINNFKNKAPGHSRVNKIIIKHLPNSMLVFLRVIFNETISMGYWPDFFKKALLPFVGKKGKDLTTVSNYRPISLLEIPGKILEKIIQIRFNEFLEDNLLTNNNQYGFTQGKGTQLALTRLYEFIAVKKSLGHGCNLISRDVSRAFDKVWHDGLKYKLLEAQLPDLPTRLPCNFLDNRVARIKIKDFIGPEFQLQSGVPQGSILIPITLQLLH, encoded by the coding sequence ATGGTAGCCATCAGCCCAACACTCGATTTGACCAATGCCAACTGGGACCGTTTCAAGGATATTCTCGATgactctctctccaactatgacGAACCTGATAACATCAGAAAGGATAAATCCTATATCgatgataaaataactttttggtaCAGGATGATCAAAGAAGCCATAGAACTTTGTATACCCCTCAAAACTTTCAGGATCTTACCATATTCTAAAGAAACAGAGAATCTTAAGCAATTACAATATTGCTATAAACAAGCCCtagttttaattaataatcatgGCCCATCACAGCAGCTAttagaatacttacaaaatattaaagaaagaattaaaatagaAGCTAAGGAACTCATAAATTCGACTTGGGagacacttctaaataaaatcgAAGGAATCTACAGAGACCCAGGAAAGTTCTGGAAAATGATCAGAAGGCTTCTGGGTTCAGATACGGAGCCTACAGCTTACATACTCCATAACAACAGGAAGATCATTTCAACCCCGGATCAGGAACCAATTTTCAGAGAATACTGGTctaatatcttcaaaataaacCCATGGGAGAATCTAAGGTTTGACTTGCAACATGAACAACGAGTGATTGCAGCACTACATGAACATGATGACCAAATAATACCATACGACACGGTAGACCTTGATAGATTAGATGTTGAAGACCAGTTTATTAAACCAATTCAACTGCAAGACatcatcaaaataatcaataattttaaaaacaaagcacctggccattctagagtaaacaaaattattattaagcatCTTCCCAACTCCATGCTGGTCTTCCTAAGAGTCATTTTCAATGAAACCATAAGTATGGGCTACTGGCCAGACTTTTTCAAGAAAGCACTACTTCCCTTTGTGGGGAAAAAGGGTAAAGATCTAACTACTGTTTCAAACTATAGACCAATTTCCCTTCTAGAAATACCTGGTAAGATCCTTGAAAAAATCATTCAGATAAGGTTTAATGAGTTCCTTGAAGATAATCTACTaaccaataataatcaatatgggTTTACTCAAGGCAAAGGAACTCAGCTTGCATTAACTAGACTATATGAGTTCATAGCAGTCAAGAAGAGCTTAGGACACGGCTGCAACCTTATCTCTAGGGATGTCAGTCGAGCCTTCGATAAAGTCTGGCATGACGGTCTAAAATACAAACTTTTGGAGGCGCAATTGCCAGATTTACCAACCAGACTGCCATGTAACTTTCTTGACAACCGTGTggcaagaattaaaattaaagacttcatagGACCAGAGTTCCAGTTACAGTCAGGGGTCCCTCAAGGTAGCATTCTCATCCCCATCACTCTACAACTTTTACATTAA